The proteins below come from a single Gimesia alba genomic window:
- the hemW gene encoding radical SAM family heme chaperone HemW, with the protein MLNQESPSSAYIHVPFCQHRCGYCDFTLVAQKDHLIEEYLAAMEQQLAEVGEGIELQTLFLGGGTPTHLSIDQLQRLFDALFSRFQLATDYEFSIEANPLNLTEEKIDFLKQSGVNRVSLGVQSFDSDILTFLERDHQPEQIFEIVESLQSRIENTSLDLIFAVPGQSLKDWQTSLANAVRLKIPHISTYGLTIEKGTTFWSREQAGLFELPEEELAGVMYEFALDFLDAEGLKHYEISNFARPGYECRHNEVYWTGYPYYGFGPGAASYLNGIRRQNHRSVVTWLKRIAAGESPISDQEQLSPEDRAREAIIFGLRRRVGINITEFASRYGFDLDALSHAAIQKHVQAGLLEETATHLRLTQAGCLLADSVVIDFL; encoded by the coding sequence GTGTTAAACCAGGAATCACCCAGCTCTGCGTATATTCATGTCCCGTTCTGTCAGCATCGCTGCGGATATTGTGACTTCACGCTCGTCGCACAAAAAGATCACCTCATCGAAGAATATCTGGCGGCAATGGAACAACAGCTGGCAGAAGTGGGCGAAGGGATCGAATTACAAACCCTGTTCCTGGGTGGCGGCACGCCAACACACCTCAGCATTGATCAACTGCAAAGACTGTTTGACGCCCTCTTTTCCCGCTTTCAACTGGCGACAGACTATGAATTCAGTATCGAAGCCAACCCGCTGAATCTCACCGAAGAAAAAATTGATTTTCTGAAACAGAGCGGAGTGAACCGCGTCAGTCTCGGCGTACAGTCATTTGATTCCGATATTCTCACGTTTCTGGAACGTGACCATCAGCCAGAACAGATCTTCGAGATTGTCGAATCACTACAGTCCCGGATTGAAAATACAAGCCTGGACCTCATCTTTGCAGTCCCCGGTCAAAGTCTCAAAGACTGGCAGACTTCTCTTGCCAACGCCGTCCGGCTGAAGATACCTCACATTTCAACCTACGGATTAACCATCGAAAAGGGAACCACGTTCTGGAGCCGTGAGCAAGCAGGCCTGTTTGAACTCCCTGAGGAGGAACTCGCGGGAGTCATGTATGAATTCGCGCTGGACTTTCTGGATGCGGAAGGTTTGAAGCATTATGAAATTTCCAACTTCGCCCGTCCCGGCTATGAATGCCGACACAATGAAGTCTATTGGACCGGATATCCTTACTATGGCTTTGGCCCCGGTGCAGCCAGTTATCTGAATGGAATTCGAAGACAGAACCACCGTAGCGTTGTGACCTGGCTGAAACGGATCGCAGCGGGAGAATCACCCATCTCAGATCAGGAACAACTTTCACCCGAAGACCGAGCCCGAGAAGCAATTATCTTCGGGTTACGACGCCGCGTGGGAATCAATATCACTGAATTCGCGTCACGTTATGGATTTGATCTCGATGCTCTCTCGCACGCGGCCATTCAAAAACATGTTCAAGCCGGTTTACTCGAAGAAACCGCGACGCATCTTCGTCTGACACAAGCCGGCTGCCTGCTCGCTGATTCCGTTGTGATTGATTTTCTTTAA
- a CDS encoding PQQ-dependent sugar dehydrogenase, which translates to MIAAENLPRFRSWFLFPFIVILLMLPIAHLQAQEPSDSGSGIAKRVPWTTSKIKGTPDPALPYETERAFPNLKFNQPLAIATAPGQKRFFVAERKGKIFSFPYEDQSVSQTDLFFDLKERVKDLNEIYGITFHPQFEKQPFVYICYVLKPGLPAGTRVSRFKVMDTNPPRCDPDSEEILIEWLSGGHNGGCLRFGPDGYLYISTGDGGPASPPDIHNAGQDVSNLLSCVLRIDVDHPGKELPYSIPSDNPFVNQPGARPEIWAFGFRNPWKMCFHPENGDLWVGDVGWELWELVFRVEKGGNYGWSIREGRQPVKPELKPGPTPILPPTIEHSHREARSITGGYFYQNPRLKELKDTYIYGDYSTGKLWGLRYADKRVNWHQELANSTLKVTAFALDDTGEVYIVDIEGGAFHRLVPIKESDHNPKFPTLLSQTGLFESTKTHQVAPGVIPYSINAPAWADYATAERFVALPGDSSVEVVKKQEWKFPKDSVLMKTISLETERGNPQSTRRLETQLLHFNGARWLGYSYRWNEEQTDAELVSREGDNLKLEISSQVNPQEKVSSDWHIPSRAECAVCHTPFQNHLSVLSFEAAQLNRNQKYGDMVDNQIRALAHIKVLPESVWNEAKASKTLTLANPHNASVDVKLRARSYLHANCRHCHRNNGGGGSTIELGASFDRAGMKAVGVKPTQGTFGITEARIISPGDPFRSVLLYRISKLGKGRMPYSGSSMVDVKATQLIREWIERMQTSSDDSSFTVLRLRNYQRNLLADSVQIEDQEFVSQKIQGILGTTSGALLLLDALDQRPMSEQMKDQIIQLGTQDQSPLVSDLFERFIPEDQRVKRLGLKIDEGTLLSIQGDAREGKKLFFEMAGLQCRNCHRVHQYGKELGPDLTQIGKKLSRAELLENIIQPSKKIDEKYYTHVIETQSGKVYTGLLVKKEDGGITIRDSKNELLQIPQNEIESMVVQKKSIMPEQLFRDLTAEQAAHLLAYLESLK; encoded by the coding sequence ATGATCGCCGCCGAGAATTTACCGCGTTTTCGATCATGGTTTCTATTCCCCTTCATCGTGATTCTGCTGATGCTGCCTATCGCTCATTTGCAGGCACAAGAACCGTCAGACTCTGGTTCAGGCATCGCCAAACGAGTTCCGTGGACGACGTCGAAGATCAAGGGGACGCCTGATCCTGCTCTACCCTATGAAACCGAGCGGGCGTTTCCGAATCTCAAATTCAATCAGCCGCTGGCGATTGCCACTGCTCCGGGACAAAAACGTTTTTTTGTTGCCGAGCGAAAAGGGAAGATCTTTTCTTTTCCGTACGAAGATCAAAGCGTCTCGCAGACAGATCTGTTCTTCGATCTCAAAGAGCGGGTCAAGGATCTGAACGAGATTTATGGCATCACGTTTCATCCCCAGTTTGAGAAGCAACCGTTTGTTTATATCTGTTATGTCTTAAAGCCCGGTTTACCTGCCGGCACACGGGTTTCCCGATTTAAAGTTATGGATACGAATCCGCCCCGCTGTGATCCTGATTCAGAAGAGATTCTGATTGAATGGTTGTCCGGCGGTCATAATGGTGGTTGCCTGCGATTTGGTCCTGATGGTTATCTCTATATTTCAACCGGCGACGGAGGGCCGGCTTCGCCTCCTGATATTCATAATGCCGGTCAGGATGTGAGCAATCTTTTATCCTGTGTTTTGCGGATTGACGTCGACCATCCCGGTAAAGAGTTGCCTTATTCGATTCCTTCGGACAATCCGTTTGTGAATCAACCGGGTGCGCGGCCTGAGATCTGGGCGTTTGGTTTTCGCAATCCCTGGAAAATGTGCTTTCATCCTGAGAATGGCGATTTGTGGGTCGGCGATGTGGGCTGGGAATTGTGGGAGCTGGTATTTCGCGTCGAGAAGGGCGGGAATTATGGCTGGAGTATTCGTGAAGGGCGACAGCCGGTGAAACCAGAGTTGAAGCCGGGACCGACGCCGATTCTCCCGCCGACGATCGAGCATTCGCATCGAGAAGCTCGCTCGATTACCGGGGGCTACTTTTATCAGAATCCCCGTTTGAAAGAATTGAAAGACACCTACATTTACGGCGATTATTCAACGGGCAAACTCTGGGGATTACGCTATGCCGACAAACGGGTCAACTGGCATCAGGAACTGGCGAACTCGACACTCAAGGTGACCGCGTTTGCTTTGGATGATACAGGAGAGGTTTATATTGTTGATATCGAAGGGGGCGCTTTTCATCGTCTCGTACCGATTAAAGAATCGGATCACAATCCGAAATTTCCGACTTTGTTGAGTCAGACTGGACTGTTCGAGTCAACTAAGACGCATCAGGTTGCGCCCGGTGTGATTCCGTATTCTATCAACGCACCCGCCTGGGCGGATTATGCAACCGCGGAACGGTTTGTTGCTTTGCCCGGTGATTCGAGTGTTGAAGTTGTGAAAAAGCAGGAATGGAAATTTCCCAAAGACAGTGTCCTGATGAAAACAATTTCGCTGGAGACGGAACGCGGAAATCCTCAATCAACGCGCCGGCTCGAAACACAACTGTTGCATTTCAACGGTGCCCGCTGGTTGGGCTACTCTTATCGCTGGAATGAAGAGCAGACCGACGCCGAACTGGTTTCCAGGGAAGGCGACAATCTCAAGTTGGAAATCAGCTCTCAGGTCAATCCGCAGGAGAAAGTCAGTTCTGATTGGCATATTCCCAGTCGAGCGGAGTGTGCTGTTTGTCATACGCCTTTTCAAAATCATCTTTCTGTGCTGTCCTTTGAAGCAGCACAACTCAATCGTAATCAGAAGTATGGCGACATGGTTGATAATCAAATTCGTGCTCTGGCGCATATTAAAGTCCTGCCCGAGTCTGTCTGGAACGAAGCCAAAGCATCAAAAACGCTTACTCTGGCCAATCCTCACAATGCGTCCGTCGATGTGAAACTACGGGCTCGATCTTATCTGCACGCTAACTGCCGACACTGTCATCGGAATAATGGTGGTGGGGGTTCGACGATCGAACTAGGTGCCTCATTCGATCGGGCCGGAATGAAAGCGGTCGGTGTGAAGCCGACGCAGGGCACGTTTGGCATTACAGAGGCCCGGATTATTTCACCCGGTGATCCGTTTCGTTCGGTGTTGCTCTATCGGATAAGCAAACTTGGTAAAGGGCGGATGCCTTATTCCGGTTCGTCTATGGTCGATGTCAAGGCGACACAGCTGATTCGGGAATGGATAGAACGCATGCAGACGAGTTCGGATGATAGTAGTTTTACCGTTCTGCGATTGCGGAACTATCAGAGAAATCTGTTAGCTGATTCCGTTCAGATTGAAGATCAGGAATTTGTCAGCCAAAAAATTCAGGGGATTCTGGGAACGACCAGTGGAGCGTTGCTGTTACTGGATGCCCTTGATCAAAGGCCGATGTCTGAGCAGATGAAAGATCAGATTATTCAATTGGGGACACAAGATCAGAGTCCGCTCGTCAGTGATTTATTTGAACGGTTTATACCGGAGGACCAACGAGTCAAACGCCTGGGGCTAAAGATTGACGAGGGAACGCTATTATCGATTCAGGGAGATGCGCGCGAAGGGAAAAAACTGTTTTTTGAGATGGCAGGACTGCAGTGTCGTAATTGTCATCGCGTGCATCAGTATGGAAAAGAACTGGGGCCTGATCTGACTCAGATCGGGAAAAAACTTTCACGCGCTGAACTGCTGGAAAACATCATTCAACCATCAAAGAAAATTGATGAGAAATACTACACTCATGTCATAGAGACTCAGTCCGGTAAGGTGTATACCGGCCTGCTGGTCAAGAAAGAGGACGGCGGCATTACAATAAGAGACAGTAAAAATGAATTACTGCAGATTCCCCAGAATGAGATTGAAAGTATGGTGGTGCAGAAAAAATCGATTATGCCGGAACAGTTATTCCGCGATCTGACTGCAGAACAGGCAGCCCATCTGCTGGCCTATCTTGAATCATTGAAATAA
- a CDS encoding phosphohexomutase domain-containing protein, whose translation MLLQTAEVFFQCPGEDYPISNAIHLSRLAAFYPKCRTCPHNTETGNLSPQTIKRLQQTQQQRVAPQNLFTAEGIRGVYLNEINRTQAAHIAGAFSNLLWEQLPLKGIAPQEKTVSSLNTASHSFEHTGPEKSRGPCVVIGFDERPSSPDIITGVASALRRNGCRVIDLGLTVPAILSYATTHLQAQGAIMVTGSQCGPSYTGLEFLLEQSQPVSVGHGLEKIQEISTRGFGRASRQPGSQRTFHPMESYRAQFNKHFHALRPLKIAVACSLRLVRETLNALFEKLPCQLTWVEIPHQKRDLLSTQDSDVLKIQEFLQTGEFDLGMLIDDDSRRCAFFDESGVLLPQHLISKFLMNALAVEHTNKAFILEEESFTQLPDLPSGWNVHPHKGSLADAYFQMQTKQAVYAGGQSGYHWFRETVPTCDAILTLAHVLAALSFSDAPFSEVLS comes from the coding sequence GTGTTATTGCAGACAGCGGAAGTCTTTTTCCAGTGTCCGGGTGAAGATTATCCGATTTCGAACGCCATTCATCTCTCCCGATTGGCAGCCTTCTATCCGAAGTGCCGTACATGTCCCCATAATACGGAAACGGGCAATCTGTCACCGCAGACGATCAAACGACTGCAGCAGACTCAGCAACAAAGAGTCGCGCCACAGAACCTGTTTACCGCAGAAGGCATTCGTGGCGTTTATCTAAACGAAATCAATCGGACTCAGGCGGCCCATATCGCGGGTGCCTTTTCCAATCTGCTCTGGGAACAGCTTCCTCTTAAAGGCATAGCCCCTCAAGAAAAAACTGTGTCTTCACTGAACACAGCGTCTCACTCGTTTGAACACACTGGTCCGGAAAAAAGTCGGGGCCCTTGTGTCGTCATCGGCTTTGACGAACGCCCTTCTTCGCCGGATATCATCACAGGCGTCGCCAGCGCGTTGCGTAGAAACGGCTGTCGGGTGATTGATCTGGGGCTGACAGTACCAGCCATCTTGTCCTACGCAACCACTCACTTGCAGGCCCAAGGGGCCATCATGGTCACTGGATCGCAATGCGGCCCCTCTTATACGGGACTCGAATTTCTGCTCGAACAATCACAGCCGGTTTCTGTCGGCCACGGACTGGAAAAGATTCAGGAGATCTCGACCAGAGGATTCGGTCGAGCGTCTCGGCAACCCGGCTCGCAAAGAACGTTTCATCCCATGGAATCCTATCGGGCACAATTCAATAAACACTTCCATGCCTTACGACCGCTGAAAATTGCCGTTGCCTGTTCTTTGAGACTTGTCAGAGAAACACTCAACGCGCTCTTTGAAAAACTCCCCTGTCAGCTCACCTGGGTTGAGATCCCCCATCAAAAACGAGACCTGCTGAGCACTCAGGATTCCGATGTCCTCAAAATACAGGAGTTTCTGCAAACAGGCGAGTTTGATTTGGGAATGCTCATTGATGACGATAGCCGACGCTGTGCCTTTTTTGATGAATCAGGCGTGCTTCTGCCACAACATCTGATATCAAAATTTCTGATGAACGCGCTCGCCGTGGAACACACCAATAAAGCATTTATCTTAGAGGAAGAAAGCTTCACACAATTGCCCGACCTCCCCTCTGGCTGGAATGTCCACCCGCACAAGGGCTCGCTGGCGGATGCCTATTTTCAAATGCAGACAAAACAGGCCGTTTACGCTGGAGGTCAATCAGGATATCATTGGTTTCGGGAGACGGTTCCCACCTGTGATGCGATTTTGACTCTGGCTCATGTTCTGGCTGCATTGAGTTTCAGTGATGCGCCCTTCAGTGAAGTCCTCTCTTAA
- the holA gene encoding DNA polymerase III subunit delta, with protein sequence MSLHVTEFLLNPAKDEFGPIVVLHGDDRYMKQEAIKAIEPIVLGDEEDTSMTRFDGKRLERELPPSTLFDELKTVSMWGDKRLVIVDEAEKFVSAFRGKLEKYLEAPSKSSLLILDVKSWSKATRLAKLVAKIGLDLECKELKGGQLAKWISDTAGQLHQKQISRDAALLLVEMVGTHCGQIHQELEKLTTFVGDQPRISPDDIRAVVGGWKAETTWAMTGAVRDGNIGDALKYLDHLLVAGEAPQKILGGLTFVWRKYFKATQLAVQGTPLKQALKDAGVFPRDVDSSDRYLRRLSRQRAEKISHWLLETDLNLKGNSRLAPRLELERLLFLLSGKS encoded by the coding sequence ATGAGTCTGCATGTCACCGAATTTCTGCTGAATCCTGCCAAGGACGAGTTTGGTCCGATTGTGGTGCTGCACGGTGATGATCGCTACATGAAACAGGAGGCGATCAAGGCCATCGAACCAATTGTGCTGGGGGACGAAGAAGACACCAGTATGACGCGTTTCGATGGCAAACGGCTCGAAAGAGAGCTTCCCCCGTCCACTCTGTTTGATGAGCTGAAAACCGTTTCCATGTGGGGAGATAAGCGCCTGGTCATTGTCGACGAAGCGGAAAAATTTGTGTCCGCATTTCGGGGCAAACTGGAAAAATATCTGGAAGCACCGTCAAAAAGCTCGCTGCTGATTCTGGATGTTAAATCGTGGAGTAAAGCGACTCGATTGGCGAAGCTGGTTGCAAAAATCGGTCTGGATCTCGAGTGTAAAGAGCTCAAGGGGGGGCAGTTAGCGAAATGGATTTCCGATACTGCTGGTCAACTGCATCAAAAGCAGATCTCACGCGACGCTGCACTACTACTGGTCGAAATGGTGGGAACCCATTGTGGACAAATACATCAAGAATTGGAAAAGTTAACGACGTTCGTGGGAGATCAACCACGCATTTCGCCGGATGATATTCGCGCCGTCGTTGGGGGATGGAAGGCAGAGACTACCTGGGCGATGACGGGTGCGGTACGTGATGGCAATATTGGAGACGCACTCAAGTATCTGGATCATCTCCTGGTAGCCGGCGAAGCACCGCAGAAAATACTGGGGGGATTGACTTTTGTCTGGCGAAAATATTTCAAAGCCACACAGCTGGCAGTGCAGGGAACCCCTTTAAAACAGGCGTTAAAAGACGCCGGGGTCTTTCCGCGTGATGTCGATTCTTCCGATCGCTATCTCCGGCGTCTGAGTCGTCAACGAGCGGAAAAAATCAGTCATTGGTTGCTCGAAACCGATCTGAATCTGAAAGGAAACAGTCGTTTGGCACCTCGATTGGAATTAGAGCGTTTGCTGTTTTTGCTCAGCGGAAAATCATGA
- the priA gene encoding replication restart helicase PriA, translating to MSKPKQQSLFEEEELPENPMPWERESAQDLYLAQIVLNRPVDRVFHYLVPESMRALLRAGHRVQVPFGRGNQLIPGYCVGVGPADENQPSIRLKTVETILDSRPLFDAKMLKLTRWIADRYLCSWGQVLECVVPAGVKNQAGTRMVTVFELAAPSHLAGDESAALIEKLPAKQRAVFDALKLAEKPLTLEALTQAANCGSGPVQSLKKKSLIRSHQKRMQHFENDDDVVHAHIKKQDDLQLNPDQCRALDQILAAIRGQRSETFVLHGVTGSGKTEVYIQAIREVVSYGQQAIVLVPEISLTPQAIQRFRSRFDSVAVLHSHLSDSDRHYHWQNIAAGKVQVIVGARSAVFAPAPHLGLIIIDEEHETSFKQETAPRYHAREVARQRSELESVPLILGSATPTLNSWLRVIEKKDTLISMAKRVNDLPMPNVNIIDVRNDVQIRRNDSIGRVLFTGMQHALGAGGQVILFLNLRGYSPALWCKGCGNSVKCPHCEISLTWHRDKNLAVCHSCDFSAKPPTHCPGCGAPGLRFVGTGTQRLEEEVKAKFPGYKCQRMDSDTMRGAGSHARVLNAFASGEVDILLGTQMIAKGLDFPNVTLVGVVDADTMLHQPDLFASERTFQLIAQVAGRTGRGMQGGRVFVQTASPSEPAILKAAEHDFLGFAKYEMGHRKEMLAPPYAHYARVILRGPQEEHVQEFARQLSQILSDAAEEKKLSVQILGPAPAPIIRLKKYFRYHFQLAAVNVEEILQLWREVDGKLPREKGIEYIIDVDPVNMR from the coding sequence ATGAGTAAACCGAAGCAACAGAGCCTATTTGAAGAAGAGGAACTTCCGGAAAACCCCATGCCCTGGGAACGGGAGTCCGCGCAGGATCTCTATCTGGCACAAATCGTGTTGAATCGGCCCGTGGACCGAGTATTTCATTATCTGGTTCCTGAAAGTATGCGTGCGCTGCTTCGCGCAGGACACCGGGTGCAGGTTCCCTTTGGTCGCGGAAATCAGTTGATCCCGGGGTATTGCGTGGGAGTTGGGCCTGCCGATGAAAATCAGCCGAGCATTCGATTAAAAACGGTCGAAACGATTCTGGACAGTCGCCCTTTGTTCGATGCCAAAATGCTAAAGCTGACGCGCTGGATTGCAGATCGTTACTTATGCAGTTGGGGGCAGGTTCTGGAATGTGTTGTTCCTGCTGGAGTGAAGAATCAGGCAGGCACCCGGATGGTGACGGTGTTTGAACTGGCTGCGCCTTCGCATCTGGCCGGAGATGAAAGTGCCGCGTTGATTGAAAAACTTCCCGCAAAACAGAGGGCCGTGTTTGATGCGTTAAAATTGGCCGAAAAACCGCTGACGTTAGAAGCGCTGACACAGGCGGCGAATTGTGGTTCGGGGCCGGTTCAATCACTCAAAAAGAAATCACTGATTCGCAGTCATCAAAAACGGATGCAGCATTTTGAGAATGATGATGATGTCGTCCATGCTCACATTAAAAAACAGGATGATTTGCAACTCAATCCAGATCAGTGTCGGGCACTGGATCAGATTCTGGCGGCGATTCGTGGACAGCGGAGCGAAACGTTCGTGTTGCATGGCGTGACAGGGAGTGGGAAAACCGAGGTTTATATTCAGGCGATTCGCGAAGTCGTCAGTTATGGACAACAGGCGATTGTGCTGGTGCCGGAAATCAGTTTGACGCCTCAGGCGATTCAGCGGTTTCGATCCCGCTTTGATTCCGTAGCGGTTTTGCACAGTCATTTGAGTGACAGCGATCGGCATTATCACTGGCAGAATATTGCCGCCGGTAAGGTCCAGGTGATTGTCGGGGCGCGGAGTGCCGTGTTTGCACCGGCGCCGCATCTGGGATTGATCATTATTGATGAAGAGCATGAAACGTCATTCAAACAGGAGACGGCCCCCCGCTATCATGCGCGGGAAGTCGCTCGCCAAAGATCAGAACTGGAGAGCGTGCCTTTGATTCTGGGCTCGGCAACGCCGACGCTAAATTCCTGGCTGCGGGTGATCGAGAAAAAAGATACCCTGATTTCGATGGCGAAGCGAGTGAATGATCTGCCGATGCCGAACGTGAATATTATTGATGTTCGCAATGACGTGCAGATTCGACGAAACGATTCGATCGGACGAGTCCTGTTTACAGGCATGCAGCATGCACTGGGGGCAGGCGGGCAGGTGATTCTGTTTTTGAATCTCCGTGGTTATTCGCCTGCACTGTGGTGTAAGGGATGCGGGAACTCCGTCAAGTGTCCGCATTGTGAAATTTCTTTGACCTGGCATCGAGATAAAAATCTGGCGGTCTGTCATAGCTGTGATTTTTCAGCCAAGCCTCCAACCCACTGTCCCGGCTGTGGTGCACCGGGACTGCGGTTTGTCGGAACGGGGACCCAACGGCTGGAAGAAGAGGTCAAGGCCAAGTTCCCTGGGTATAAATGCCAGCGAATGGACAGCGATACCATGCGGGGCGCCGGCAGCCACGCGCGTGTGTTGAATGCGTTCGCCTCGGGGGAAGTGGATATTCTGCTGGGAACGCAGATGATTGCGAAAGGGTTGGACTTTCCGAATGTCACGCTGGTGGGTGTGGTCGATGCCGACACAATGCTGCATCAACCCGATTTATTTGCCTCAGAACGAACGTTTCAGTTAATCGCTCAGGTTGCAGGCCGCACAGGCCGGGGAATGCAGGGAGGCCGTGTGTTTGTGCAGACAGCTTCTCCCTCCGAACCGGCAATTCTCAAGGCGGCGGAGCATGATTTTCTGGGCTTTGCCAAATATGAAATGGGACATCGCAAAGAGATGCTGGCACCTCCCTATGCACATTATGCCCGGGTGATTCTCCGGGGACCCCAGGAAGAGCATGTGCAGGAGTTTGCCCGACAACTCTCTCAAATTCTGAGTGACGCGGCGGAAGAGAAGAAATTGAGTGTGCAAATTCTGGGGCCGGCCCCGGCTCCGATTATTCGGCTCAAGAAGTATTTCCGGTATCACTTTCAGTTGGCGGCTGTCAATGTAGAGGAGATCCTGCAACTCTGGCGCGAAGTGGACGGCAAGCTACCTCGTGAAAAAGGGATCGAATATATCATCGACGTCGATCCGGTTAACATGCGATAA